One stretch of Urocitellus parryii isolate mUroPar1 chromosome 12, mUroPar1.hap1, whole genome shotgun sequence DNA includes these proteins:
- the Fndc4 gene encoding fibronectin type III domain-containing protein 4: MGTMASLMPLSPYLSPTVLLLVSCDLGFVRADRPPSPVNVTVTHLRANSATVSWDVPEGNIVIGYSISQQRQNGPGQRVIREVNTTTRACALWGLAEDSDYTVQVRSIGLRGESPPGPRVHFRTLKGSDRLPSNSSSPGDITVEGLDGERPLQTGEVVIIVVVLLMWAAVIGLFCRQYDIIKDNDSNNNPKEKGKGPEQSPQGRPVGTRQKKSSSINTIDV; the protein is encoded by the exons ATGGGGACCATGGCTTCGCTGATGCCTCTCTCCCCATATCTAAGCCCCACGGTCCTCCTGCTGGTCAGCTGTGACCTGGGCTTTGTGCGAGCAG ACCGACCTCCCTCTCCTGTGAATGTGACGGTCACTCACCTCAGAGCCAACTCGGCCACTGTGTCCTGGGACGTCCCGGAAGGCAACATCGTCATTGGCTACTCCATTTCCCAGCAA CGGCAGAATGGCCCTGGGCAGCGTGTGATCCGGGAGGTGAACACCACCACTAGGGCCTGTGCCCTTTGGGGCCTGGCTGAAGACAGCGACTACACAGTGCAGGTCAGGAGCATTGGCCTTCGGGGAGAGAGCCCCCCAGGGCCCCGGGTGCACTTCCGAACTCTCAAGGGTTCTGACCGACTGCCCTCCAACAGCTCCAGCCCAG GTGACATCACAGTGGAGGGGCTGGATGGAGAGCGACCACTGCAGACAGGTGAAGTGGTCATCATCGTGGTGGTGTTGCTCATGTGGGCCG CTGTAATCGGGCTGTTCTGCCGTCAGTATGACATCATCAAGGACAATGACTCCAACAACAACCccaaggagaaggggaaggggccagAACAGAGTCCTCAGGGAAGGCCAGTGGGAACAAGACAG AAAAAATCATCATCAATCAACACCATTGACGTTTGA